DNA from Hwangdonia lutea:
TTCTAAATCGTCTTTATGTTTTTGGAATAAATGGAATTACAACAAAGGCATTGAATACTTGATTAAAACCTTGCATCAAAACCCAAGTTATGCCATAGCTTTCGAAGGTATTGCTGAAATCTACATGGCTACAAACCAATTGGACAAAGCGTTGTTAAATATTAATAAAGCCATAGACATTAGTCCATTATCGCCTAACCATTATTTTACAAAAGGCAATATCTATTTTCTAAAAAAAGAGTATGTTAAAGCCATAGACCTTTTAAACGAATGCTTAAGAATTGACCCTAACTTTTTATTGGCTATAGAGACCAAGTTGGCTTGTTTTATATTTTTAAATGACGCATCTAATTTTAGGAATTATATTGCTTCAATGCCACAGCTTATTAGTCCAGAAGTTTGTGAAATCCTTTTTAGCATAATTAATAAAGAACAAGTCAATATAGCTATTGATTCGGTAAAGATTGATATTGAAGAAAGTTTCAAAAGTATTTACCCTTGGCATTTTTATTTTTTGATACACGCTGGAAAAACAGATGAAGCGCTTGAAGTTTTTAAAGAAAAAATGAAATTGAAAGTAGGACAGCTTGTCAATTTTAGGTTAGACCCATTTTTTGAACCTTTACGAAAACACAAAAAATTTCAGCTCATTGAAAAAAAGGTTTTGTCTTCAGGTTTTGTTCCCTTAAAAAAATCAGGATCTAACACCATTCAAAAAAATACATCAAAACCTTTGGATAAAGCCGAAGTTGTTAAATATAAATTAGACTTAAACACTTATATAGAAAATAAAAAACCTTTTTTAAACCCTAACCTTACCTTAAAAAACCTTGCCGAAAGCATTAAATTGCACCCCAATAAGTTATCATGGTTGCTAAACGAATATTTAAACCAAAACTTTAATGAATTCATTAATAAATATCGTTTAGAACACTTTAAAAATGAAGTTCTAAAACCATCAAATTCACATCTTACTTTACTTGGAATTGCTTATGAAAGTGGTTTCAACTCTAAAACTGTTTTTAACACCTTCTTCAAAAAAGAAACAGGAATAACACCTAGACAATGGTTGAAATCTCAAAATTAACTTTGTCTTCTTGTTAAATAAAGTTCCAAATTTCACTTAAAAGGTTCTAAATCATAATGTCGAACGATGCGTGTGCTGTTAGTCAGCATATTTGCATCACAATATTTTATTAATCAATAAATCGACAGTTATGACAACACTATCAAAACAAATAATATGCTTGATACTTTTAATTTTTAGCTTGCTTACATCATGCTCAAATGACGATGATAATACATCAGCAAACAACATTACATCTCTTGAAAATATATTAACCGAACTCAATTTTCAAGGTTATGCCATCGTTACTAAAAATGGAAACGATGTAGTCCGTCAAGGATTTGGGTTGGCTAATGAAAACACAGCAATGCCTCAAGATGATGACCTTGCTTATCGCATTGGCTCGGTAACCAAAACATTAACAGCTGCAGCTATTGTTCAGTTAAAACGTGATGGTCTCATTAGTAGTTTTAATCAAACTTTAAATGAATTTGATACCGAATTTCCAAACGGTAATCAAATCACGATTGCCCACTTATTATCACATCAATCAGGTATTCCAGAATATCAATTTGTCGTTGAACAAGCATTTGAGGAAGGCATGGCTTTGGATGAAGAGGATATTTACGAGGTTATTACCGATTTAATTTCAGAAAACGGACTCAATTTTTCGCCAGGTTCCAGTAAGCAGTATTGCAATTCAAACTATCTTATTTCGGCTTTGTTAATAGAGCAATTATCCGGAATGTCTTACCATCAGTACATTCAGCAGAATATTTTTAATCCTCTGGAAATGACCGATTCTTTTAAGGGAAACAATGAAATTGATACTAATACACATGCGCAAGGCTATTTTAACGGAAGTCCTAACAGTACGTATCCAATGGCTATTCCATTTGGTGCAGGCGACTTCAGTAGCTCGCCAAAAGATATGGAAACTTGGGCAAATGCCGTAAAAACCAATTGGTTTACAGAAGCCGAAAAAGCCGAAATATTTGCACAAAACGTACCAAGTGGTTATGTGGATTTTGGCTTAGGCTGGTTTACCTCACAAGAAGGCGATACCACATTGTATTGGCATGGAGGCGATATTAATGGCTATTGGAGTATGATTGGTTTTATTCCTCAACATAATACCACAGTTGTGCTTTTAAGCAATCAACAAGACAATATAGGTTCGCAACGCCATACCATTATTCAACATTTGTTAACGAACCAATTAAATTAAAAAAGTAAATTAATTAAAAAATAAAAAACATGAGAGGATTAACATCAACAATCATACTATCCCTATTATTTGCAACAAATGTTTTCGCTCAAAGTAACAAAGCACTATCAGAAAATAATAGCATTGAGCACAAATACAGAATCAGCTTTCCTGCAATTATCTTAGGGAATATCGGCAAAGGAGGCGAAAGAACAAATACGCAACACATAGAACTTCACATAAAGCGCAAATTGGATTCCAAAAATATCATTGGCGTAAAATTTGCAACGTGGCGATTATTTCAACCTATGGGAATCCAATGGTGGGACGGACTTTTGGACAAAGTAGATTCTGGTACGGAATTTTATCCTGGTTATCTACGAGAAACAGGCATAGGAATAACATACCAACGCATGCTTTGGAAAGGTCTATTTGCCTCAATAGAAGTTTTACCGCAACACAAAACCTATTTAGACTTAAACAATAAAAAAATAGCCAATGGCTTTAAGCTTTACACCTCTTATCATGTGGGTTATCACATTGCTTTTGGAAAAAAGAAACAATTCTTCATAGAACCTCAATTTCATTGCCAGAATTGGATGTTTGACACCAATACACCTGAAGAATTTAAGCAGCTGGACAACAAGTGGAAATCTTATTTTCTGTTTGAGCCCAACCTTTATATAGGTATAAAGTTTTAAGTTATAAAACCGTCTAATAATTCTAATATTAACGCCATGAGAACAACACTTTTAAGCCTTACTCTTTTTATCGGACTATCTTGTTTTGGTCAGCAAAATATTGACAACGAAGTCACGAAGTTATTTAAAACCGAATTAGAAAAAGAAAACATTAAAAGCGGTATTCTGCACGTATATTCTAAATCTAAAGGAATTGACATTCAGCTCGCTAAAAGTACAGAAAACGCTATTAAAACCAACAGTCCTTTCTATACGGCTAGTATTACTAAGATGCTTACAGCAACGGCAATAGGTGTTTTGAAGGATGAAAACAAACTAAGATTTGAAGATAAAATATCTAAATATCTTCCAGAATCATTGATGGCTAATCTTCACGTTTTAGATGGAAAGGACTATTCCAGGAACATTACTATCAAAAACCTATTGCAACATACTTCAGGTCTTCCTGATTATTTTACAGATAAAACTATTGATGAAAGTCCTAATGTTATCAATCAATTATTAGTGGATACCAATAAAACTTGGTCGGCAGTAGAACTGGTGGACTTTGCAAAGCATAAGATGAACCCTCATTTTATTCCTGGTACAAACTATCATTATACAGATACAGCCTATGTGCTTTTGGCATTGATTATAGAAAAAGTGAGCGGTTTATCTTTAGAACAATTTTTTCAGAGGCATATATTTCAACCATTAAAAATGCATAGTTCTTACATCAATTTAAAATCATCGGCAATAGAACATACACTTCCTATGGCCAAATTTTATGTTGGCGATATTGAGTTATCATCGATTAAAAGTTTAAGTGCTGATTGGGGAGGTGGCGGCTTAGTATCCACTACCCAAGACTTAATCAATTTTTTTGAAGCTTTTAATAGCGATTTGATCATAAATAAAACAACTCGTATTGCCATGCAAAATTGGGTACATGAAACAAAAGGTATGGCATACGGTTTTGGGATTAGACAAGTATCTATAAAAGATTTAACTAATAATAATACAGGTTTACAACTGATTGGACATTCAGGAAGCACAGCTTCTTTTTTATGGTATTGCGAACAATTGGATACTTACATATCAGGCACTTTAAATCAACTGGAAGCATCTAAAAGTGCGTTAATTTTGGTTGTTGAAATACTCAAAATAATAGAACGTAAAGACTAACTAAACCGAAATTCATAAAAGAAAACTTCGCACTAATGCGCCGTGTAAATTAGTTCCTGGACTTGCTTTTGCGGATGGAAATTTACATAGACCTAATAGTAACTTTTAGGTTGCTAAACAAAAAAGATTAATAATGAACAAACATAACTCACAAACCGTTTTACTTGCTGGAGCAACAGGATATTTAGGAGGCTACATTGCCAAAGCTTTATCCCAAGAACAAATGGCAACTAAATTAGTAGTAAGGTCGCCTCAAAAGTTAAAGGCTTTGGAAAGTAAAACGGTTAAAATAATTAAGGCCGAAGTGACAAAGCCAAACTCATTAATTGGTGTTTGTGAAGGTGTTGCAACGGTTATTTCAACTGTTGGTATAACGAGACAAAAAGATGGTTTAACGTATATGGATGTTGACTATCAGGCCAATCTAAATTTATTGAATGAAGCGAAAAAGGCAGGTGTTAAAAAGTTTATCTATGTGTCTGCAATAAACGGAAATAAGTATAGGCATCTTAAAATTTTTGAAGCCAAGGAAAAATTTGTAGATGCCTTAAAAGCTTCGGGTTTAGATTATACCATTATTCGTCCAAATGGTTTCTTTTCAGATATGAAAGATTTTCTAAACATGGCAAAACAAGGGAAAATTTACCTATTTGGAAATGGCGAACAAAAACTAAATCCTATTCATGGCGAAGATTTGGCCATAGTTTGTTTACAAGCTATTAATTCAACTAAGAATGAAATTATTGTAGGTGGTCCAGATATTTTAACATTGAATGAAATTGGGGAAATGGCTTTAGGTGCTTTGCAAAAACCCATAAAAATCATCCATTTACCAGATTGTATTAGACGATTTGCAATTTGGGCATTGCGCACGTTTACATCGTCTAAAACCTATGGACCAATTGAATTCTTTTTAACCCTTATGGCAGAAAATCAAGTTGCGCCCAGATTTGGAACACGACGATTGTATGACTTTTTTAGGGAACAGACTACCTAGTTGTTTTGTGAAGTGTTGTAGCAATTTTCGTCATAAGTCGTCTGTTCAATATATATCAATCAAAAAATTAGAAATTATGTTTAAAAAATATAGAATTATAAAATGGATACTGACATCATTAGCAATTGTAGTTACTCTTCTAATCCTAATCGGAATTTATATAGCAAGTCTTTTGCCAGCAGAAGACGGTACGTTGATACATAATCAAGTGAGCGATATAGCTTATGTTACTGAAAACGTACCAGCCTTTCGCGGAAAAATACTCGCTGTTGTTACCAGTACTGATTCTATGGGTTCCAGCGGTAAGGAAACAGGCTATGAGCTTACAGAATTAGCAAGGGCTTATTATGTTTTTAAGGCGAATGGTTTTGACGTGGATATTGCAAGTCCGTTAGGAGGGAAGCCACCTGTGGTTCTC
Protein-coding regions in this window:
- a CDS encoding helix-turn-helix domain-containing protein, which gives rise to MSNDIDNGYFCDGITEEIINALTKVKGLKVIARTSSFAFKNKNIDVRHIGNQLGVSTVLEGSIRIFNKRIRINVQLIRTNDGFQVWSQNFDRKLEDIFVLQDEISLIIAEQIRENFGHLHISERISIIGTKDINAYKLYLKGRAYQLNWALEDYIKAIDYYKKSIKIDENFYDAYFALSRSYGILSSWGVIEKNEGEENAKRYLAQGLKINSISYLSYFSKSSLCFWNKWNYNKGIEYLIKTLHQNPSYAIAFEGIAEIYMATNQLDKALLNINKAIDISPLSPNHYFTKGNIYFLKKEYVKAIDLLNECLRIDPNFLLAIETKLACFIFLNDASNFRNYIASMPQLISPEVCEILFSIINKEQVNIAIDSVKIDIEESFKSIYPWHFYFLIHAGKTDEALEVFKEKMKLKVGQLVNFRLDPFFEPLRKHKKFQLIEKKVLSSGFVPLKKSGSNTIQKNTSKPLDKAEVVKYKLDLNTYIENKKPFLNPNLTLKNLAESIKLHPNKLSWLLNEYLNQNFNEFINKYRLEHFKNEVLKPSNSHLTLLGIAYESGFNSKTVFNTFFKKETGITPRQWLKSQN
- a CDS encoding serine hydrolase domain-containing protein, with protein sequence MTTLSKQIICLILLIFSLLTSCSNDDDNTSANNITSLENILTELNFQGYAIVTKNGNDVVRQGFGLANENTAMPQDDDLAYRIGSVTKTLTAAAIVQLKRDGLISSFNQTLNEFDTEFPNGNQITIAHLLSHQSGIPEYQFVVEQAFEEGMALDEEDIYEVITDLISENGLNFSPGSSKQYCNSNYLISALLIEQLSGMSYHQYIQQNIFNPLEMTDSFKGNNEIDTNTHAQGYFNGSPNSTYPMAIPFGAGDFSSSPKDMETWANAVKTNWFTEAEKAEIFAQNVPSGYVDFGLGWFTSQEGDTTLYWHGGDINGYWSMIGFIPQHNTTVVLLSNQQDNIGSQRHTIIQHLLTNQLN
- a CDS encoding serine hydrolase domain-containing protein; the encoded protein is MRTTLLSLTLFIGLSCFGQQNIDNEVTKLFKTELEKENIKSGILHVYSKSKGIDIQLAKSTENAIKTNSPFYTASITKMLTATAIGVLKDENKLRFEDKISKYLPESLMANLHVLDGKDYSRNITIKNLLQHTSGLPDYFTDKTIDESPNVINQLLVDTNKTWSAVELVDFAKHKMNPHFIPGTNYHYTDTAYVLLALIIEKVSGLSLEQFFQRHIFQPLKMHSSYINLKSSAIEHTLPMAKFYVGDIELSSIKSLSADWGGGGLVSTTQDLINFFEAFNSDLIINKTTRIAMQNWVHETKGMAYGFGIRQVSIKDLTNNNTGLQLIGHSGSTASFLWYCEQLDTYISGTLNQLEASKSALILVVEILKIIERKD
- a CDS encoding SDR family oxidoreductase; protein product: MNKHNSQTVLLAGATGYLGGYIAKALSQEQMATKLVVRSPQKLKALESKTVKIIKAEVTKPNSLIGVCEGVATVISTVGITRQKDGLTYMDVDYQANLNLLNEAKKAGVKKFIYVSAINGNKYRHLKIFEAKEKFVDALKASGLDYTIIRPNGFFSDMKDFLNMAKQGKIYLFGNGEQKLNPIHGEDLAIVCLQAINSTKNEIIVGGPDILTLNEIGEMALGALQKPIKIIHLPDCIRRFAIWALRTFTSSKTYGPIEFFLTLMAENQVAPRFGTRRLYDFFREQTT